The Ardenticatenales bacterium DNA window TTTCAGGTTATGACCATTGGGGAGATCGTTTTCTTGCTTTGGCTAACAATCAAAGGTGCAAGGTTGCCCCGCGAGAACCAGTAAGAAGCTACCCTCGCCGGTGGTCTGGGTGTTGCCATGCGCCAAAACGCTGCCGCGTGGCAGATTTGATGTTGAGGGCTGGTATAAACGATTTCTCAGCCGTCTGGTAATCCTGTGGCCTTGCTGATGCACATGGCTATGCGCTGTACCCGGAAGTCGCGCAGGAACCTGGCAACCGATCCTTTATTGCCGGGCAGGCTTTTGCCGTTCATATCTTTTTCGTTCTTGCCTTGGTCTTCCTGCTGCTCGGCATGCAAGTGGATTAGAGCCAGAACGCCGTCATAGATGAGCCAGACGATAAACACAACCAGGTATTGTGAGCCATCCAATGATCCGTTAGCGACTGACGACGCCCCGTAAATCCGCTTCCTCACCCGTGACCATTGCCTTTGTTGGGCGCATGAGGGGCGGCATTTAGAAGCTGATACCCTTTGTCGAACAGCACCGGCGCCTGTTGGCTGACTTTCAGCGCCAGTTCCGGGCCTACTACTGCTTCAAAGGAAGGAATCCAGTCATTGACCATAGGGGGGCAGACTCTATCTTTTTACCCTTTGCGGCGTCAGGAATCGCCGTCCAATGATCTGGCGCGCAGGACCTGTTCACGCAGCCTTTCGTTTTCCGCGACCAGATCGTCTATGAGTTGCTCTTTCGCGCTTCCAGGTTCATCTCTGAGCCGGCTCCAACGTTCGTCTTTAACCGGCAGGTCGTTCAGGATCTCCGCCGGGGTTCGCTGCCAGAAGAGGCTGCCTTGCCACACGTTCACTTTACATCGTGTTTCATGTTTGCGCCCAAGTGCGTCCGTGAACTTCACGTTGTAGTGCTGGTTATCCCGATCATAGCCAACGAACTGGAATGAGATCGCAACCGGCTCGCCGCCGACCTGCCGGATCTCTGTTTCGATGCGCTTTTTGTTCCTCTGATCACGAATGGACATAAAAACCACAATCGCAATCACAACCAGCAGAAGTAGTCCGACACCAACCAGGGGTTCCATGCTATTCCTCCGATCGCCCGACGGATGCGGGCGTTTGATTGATGTGAAGGTGATCTGGCTCGCCTATATCTAACAATACGGCAGTAGGTCTCCGCAGGTTGCGCCTTCCAGATGGCGTCATCGGTTGTATATGTCGCTTCACAATGGTGTGGCGTTTGTCTGTTTATCGATTTCAACCCGCCGACACCTTTACGTGGTACGGCGCGTTCGCGGTAAAAAATCGAGAGCGTTAGCCACGCAAACGTCCGATTGCCGCGGCCACATCCTGTTGACCGATACGCTTCTGCTCTCAACGCAGGTTGTGGGCAAGGAGATAGTGACAAACATCATGCCCGTTAAGACCTGGTATATTTAATGGGCGTTATTGGACACCATCCTGGTGGCGACCGTACGCTGGCCTTTCCCGCCCCCCGCGGTGGTTGTGCTGTAGAAAAAGGGGAGAAACCCGATAGATCCTCAGGCTGGTTTTTGTTCCACTTCCGCTAGAATCAGGCGAATATTCTCATCAGAAAAGAAATGGTCGGGGTGAACGGTGCCGGCATCAATACCCAGAAAATGGTTCCGCTGCTGTGGGTTGTTGGCCATTGCTTCAAATATGCGTTTCATACGACCGGTGGGCAGTTCCAACTTCGCAACCTCCAGCGTCCGCCTGTAAATCGGCAACAGATACGCATCACGCTTTTGGTGATATGCCGCCAGCGCAGTGTCCATACAGCTTTCACCAGACAATCCGGTTATCAACGCGTCGGCCAGAAACTCGGCATCGTAAAAAGTGTTGCCGATGCCTTGCGCTGTAACGGAGTCCTTATGGCTGCCGGCATCACCTACCAGCGCCCACCCGTCTCCCCACGGTTTGCGGAAGAAGTTTGGTTGATACGGTGTTCCCTTGAATGGTTCCAGGCGCGTGCCGGCTGATAATCTTTCCACTGCGCCGGGTATTGCTTCCCACGCCTGCAAGAAGCTATGCGCGATGTTTTTGCGAAATGCCCCAAATTGATCCAGGCGTTGTTGCACCACCACAATAGTGGCCCGATCATTGGTCGGAATCATCGCCATGGCGCAGCCGTCGCGCACGTAGAGGTGCGCGTGCTCAATATCGATATTGTCCCAGTAGGAGTAGAAAGAGAAAGTCAGGCTGGGCACTGTGGAATATGCGTCCGCGTTAACCAGTCTGGCTACCGTTGACCGCATACCATCGGCGCCGATAACCAGGGACGCCTTCTCAACCACAGGTGATTTTGAGTGGCCCCGGTTGAGGATGCCGGCAACTTTGCCGTTATCGGTAATGAGTTCTTGCACCGGAAACCCACCTCGCCATTCTACCCCCGCTTCGATGGCGGCTTCCAACAGAACCGCATCCAGGACTGTTCGTCTACAACAAATCGTATCCGCGACGTCGCCGGCAGCCGGAGGCGCACCCGTAAATGAAAAATCCCCAAAATCCATTGAAATGTGTCTATATGGCTGGCATCCCCTGGGCAAGAGCCTGGACAATAACCCCCATTTTTCCAGACAGGCAAGACCGGACAATTGAACCGTATGTGTTGATAGGATATCGTTGGGTAGTCTGGCGCGATCGACCAGTAATACCCTTACTCCTGCGCGTGCCAACAAAAGGGCAATCGACGCTCCCGCGCAACGCGCGCCGACCACAATGACGTCGTATTTTTTACTGCTCATTTTTCACCGTACGGAAACCACAGGATGCCCGGCCCATTCTAACCTCACACCAGATTCGGGAATCGTTCTGAAATGACCTGCCGGGCAATTTCGAGTCTTTGATCAAAACTCCCGCTGATTCGAACAAAAGGGATGTCAAGCAGCTTCAACAACTCATCCGTTTTTGCATCCAATGCTTTTTGGAATGCTTGAGATGAATCTCGTATACCGTCGTCATAGAGGGGAAATTCTATAGGTAAATAGAAAATGAGATGGTAATGGTTGCGTATAATGCAGGCCGTTGCGTTCCCAATGGCGTTTACCAGCAACCTGTCTTGTTCGTTGTGACTGCGTTCTGCGTAAAGTTCGCTATGTGTTAACACGTCAAAGAGTGTACGATCCGCCACATAAGCCATCTGGCTGAATTCCAGGTCAAACTGCGAAAACCACATCGCTACCTGCGATAACAGTGTGGTCTCCAGACCGAGGGGAAATCCCAATTCCTGGACAGTCCTGGCCATTTCATCAATGATCGGTAGGCCGAGTTCGGACGCCAATGCCCTGGTAAATGTTGTTTTTCCTACGCCCTGGGCACCGGTTACGCCAATGCGCAATGTCGAGCCGTCTAGCGCAAGCCGCCTTTCGCGCCAGCGTGTCCTTGTGAATGGTGTGTGTGAATCAATACTGTTTGCCGGCGCCTGGTCGACCGGCTCTCTGCCGGCATACTCTTCTGATCGCATAGGATTATCTCACTTCCCCAAAAAGAAACTGCCGCGCATCTACGCCACCCATGTCATCGTATCAGCCCGACAGAACATCCTATCATTGGCTCCCCGAATGGATCTCCTGATAACCACGTGGTTTTGCCGTTACCACGCGCGTTACAATCAAGAATCCGCTCGCGCACAAAATGGCTGGAACAAGGAACGAACTTCTCACACCATACCGTTCGGCAACAACACCACTCAACACGCTTCCCAGAACAACCGCCACCAACTTGGCGCTGAAATAAGATGACGTCGCCAATCCCGCCTCGCCGTGACCCA harbors:
- a CDS encoding FAD-dependent monooxygenase, with product MSSKKYDVIVVGARCAGASIALLLARAGVRVLLVDRARLPNDILSTHTVQLSGLACLEKWGLLSRLLPRGCQPYRHISMDFGDFSFTGAPPAAGDVADTICCRRTVLDAVLLEAAIEAGVEWRGGFPVQELITDNGKVAGILNRGHSKSPVVEKASLVIGADGMRSTVARLVNADAYSTVPSLTFSFYSYWDNIDIEHAHLYVRDGCAMAMIPTNDRATIVVVQQRLDQFGAFRKNIAHSFLQAWEAIPGAVERLSAGTRLEPFKGTPYQPNFFRKPWGDGWALVGDAGSHKDSVTAQGIGNTFYDAEFLADALITGLSGESCMDTALAAYHQKRDAYLLPIYRRTLEVAKLELPTGRMKRIFEAMANNPQQRNHFLGIDAGTVHPDHFFSDENIRLILAEVEQKPA
- a CDS encoding AAA family ATPase is translated as MRSEEYAGREPVDQAPANSIDSHTPFTRTRWRERRLALDGSTLRIGVTGAQGVGKTTFTRALASELGLPIIDEMARTVQELGFPLGLETTLLSQVAMWFSQFDLEFSQMAYVADRTLFDVLTHSELYAERSHNEQDRLLVNAIGNATACIIRNHYHLIFYLPIEFPLYDDGIRDSSQAFQKALDAKTDELLKLLDIPFVRISGSFDQRLEIARQVISERFPNLV